The genomic region TGGCGGGTTGGCAACAGTATTGGCCGAACTGGCTGACAAAAAGGATTTCGGAATTACCCTTGAGGAATCTTCTCTGCTGGTCAGGCCGAAAGTGAGGGCATTTTGTGAATTACTGGGTTTTGATCCGCTCTACATTGCCAACGAAGGAAAGGTTGTTGTCATTGTTGACCAAGATTCTGCAGAAAAAGTCATTCAAGCTATGATTGCTAATGAATTTGGTAAAGATGCAAGGATTATAGGAGAAATCACAGATGGTTACCCGGGAAAAGCCTGGATAAATACCGGGATTGGTGGGAAAAGGATCCTGGATATGCTTGCCGGTGAGCAACTACCACGGATTTGTTAAGCATCACCTCATTCTCTGTCAATGGTAGCCGTAATCTTCGTAAAATTTGCGGATTGTCGTATCGAAATCTTCGAAAACGACATAATGATTCTTACATCCACTTCTTGAACAGATACTGACTCTTCCTCCTATCGAGCAACTCAGGCTCACAATCGGCGCACCACAGATTTCGCACTCGATTTTCTTACGGTTAAGACTCTCTTTGCAATGAGGGCAATAGAATTCAATGATCTCCCCCTCATTAATCCTGAATTCAGAGGTGAAATTATAATCCCCATAAATAGAACTTAGCCTGATAAATCCCTTTTGGCTGATCTTGGTATGAATCAATAACTTAATACTTGGCTTGTTGTTGATAAGGTGACTTTCGTCCATTAAGGAAGCATCACAATGAGGGCATTTGACATCTAATGAAATAATCTTCGGCATGGTTAGTACTTTTATTACATACAAATATATAGGAAATTGATTATAATTCATAATTCTGAACAGGAATATTAAATACGGCGAGTTAATTTAGAATTATTCTAAAGTTTTATCTATTTTTGCAAGCCAAATCAGATTAAAAACATTCAAAATGTGCGGAACATGCGGTTGTGGGCAACCTGACCCGTCAAATATCAGGAAACCCGGTGAATTATCTAATCATGATCAAACTCATGATCATCAGCACGATCATGACGGGCTCCAGCATTCACACAGCCATTCCCATCTTCATACCGATGACCATAACCATGACCACGGTCGTGAAATCAGCCTTGAGATTGATATAATGCATAAAAACAACCTCCTGGCAGAGCGCAACCGGGGTTACTTTGAAGCAAAAAATATTTTTACGGTGAACATGGTTAGTTCACCCGGGTCAGGAAAGACGTCAATCCTTGAAAGAACGATTAAAGAATCAGCCAGTCAAGCCGGAATTTATATTATTGAAGGTGACCAACAGACCATGCTCGATGCTGAAAGGATTGAAAAGGCTGGTGCACCGGTCGTGCAGGTTAATACCGGAAATGGCTGCCACCTTGATGCACAGATGATCAATTTAGCTGTGAAAAAATTAGAAGTACCTGATGGGGCTTTGTTGATGATTGAGAATGTGGGCAATTTAGTCTGTCCTGCCCTCTTTGACCTGGGAGAATCCAAACGGGTTGTGATAATCAGCGTTACCGAGGGGGAAGATAAGCCTCTGAAATACCCTAACATGTTCCAGTCATCCCATTTATGTCTTATCAATAAATCCGACCTGCTTCCTTATGTTGATTTCGATACGGAAAAATTCAGGGACTATGCCCTGCGAGTCAATCATCATCTTGAATTCATCACTGTTTCTGCAAAGACAGGCGAAGGATTCGGAGAGTGGTTGGATTGGCTGAAAAAAGGAGTTGTTGTTAAATAATTAACAAAACTCTTGCTTTTTAGCATTGGCGAAGCTATTTTTGTACAATTATAAGACAAAAATAATTTCGTTAAGATGAGACATCTTCCCCATAAAACCATTGAGAGGTTGAGCCAGTATCGTCGTGCATTACTTATGGTTCATGCCAGCAGCAAGACTCACATTTTTTCCCACGAAATTGCCAAAATCATCCATATCACGGCAGTTCAGGTCAGGCGCGATATTATGCTGATCGGTTACACAGGCACACTACGCAAGGGATATAATGTTAAAGAGCTTATAGATCTGATAGGAGAAATCATCGACAGCGAGCTGATCATCCGGGTGTGCGTTGTTGGGGTTGGAAACCTGGGACGGGCCATTATCAACTATTTCAGCGGTAAGCGTACTAAACTATCCATCATTGTTGTTTTCGACAGTAATGTTGAAAAAGTCGGTAAAAAGTACTCCGGCGTAACCTGCTATAGCATTGATCAAATCAATGAACTGGTTAAAAAAGAAGATATTAAGATCGGAATTATAACTGTGCCTGCTGATCAGGGGCAGACTACGGCAGACCGTTTGGTAAAAGCAGGTATTAAGGGTATCCTGAACTACGCACCCAAATCTGTTTCAGTTCCTAAAGACGTCTACCTGGAAGAATATGATATGATCACTTCTTTGGAAAAGGTGGCATTTTTTGTCAAGACGCACAGCGATTAAGTGGAACGGTGTATATTTATTTAGCCGCCCAAAGTAGCAACCATTACTGCTTTTATCGTATGCAGGCGGTTTTCGGCCTGATCGAAGACGATAG from Bacteroidales bacterium harbors:
- a CDS encoding redox-sensing transcriptional repressor Rex: MRHLPHKTIERLSQYRRALLMVHASSKTHIFSHEIAKIIHITAVQVRRDIMLIGYTGTLRKGYNVKELIDLIGEIIDSELIIRVCVVGVGNLGRAIINYFSGKRTKLSIIVVFDSNVEKVGKKYSGVTCYSIDQINELVKKEDIKIGIITVPADQGQTTADRLVKAGIKGILNYAPKSVSVPKDVYLEEYDMITSLEKVAFFVKTHSD
- a CDS encoding class I tRNA ligase family protein produces the protein MPKIISLDVKCPHCDASLMDESHLINNKPSIKLLIHTKISQKGFIRLSSIYGDYNFTSEFRINEGEIIEFYCPHCKESLNRKKIECEICGAPIVSLSCSIGGRVSICSRSGCKNHYVVFEDFDTTIRKFYEDYGYH
- the hypB gene encoding hydrogenase nickel incorporation protein HypB, whose amino-acid sequence is MCGTCGCGQPDPSNIRKPGELSNHDQTHDHQHDHDGLQHSHSHSHLHTDDHNHDHGREISLEIDIMHKNNLLAERNRGYFEAKNIFTVNMVSSPGSGKTSILERTIKESASQAGIYIIEGDQQTMLDAERIEKAGAPVVQVNTGNGCHLDAQMINLAVKKLEVPDGALLMIENVGNLVCPALFDLGESKRVVIISVTEGEDKPLKYPNMFQSSHLCLINKSDLLPYVDFDTEKFRDYALRVNHHLEFITVSAKTGEGFGEWLDWLKKGVVVK